GATCGTTGTTAAAGGTGACTGAATACAGCCCGAGATTCGCACCGAGCTTGCGCTCCTCCGGTTGACAGGTGTATTTTCCGCACTGGATGTGGTCGATGGTAGCGGTCCTGAACGGCCGCGCCGGCTGATCGATATAATGGCCGCCGGTGATTACATGCACATCGGTGGCGTCATTGGCCCGCGCCGCCGGCGTAATCGGGCTGTTGTCGAACAGACGCTCTTCGATCGTCAACAGCTCATTGGTGGAAGCGGACATCAGAACGATGTCCACCTTGGCCTGGTGGATGACCTGACGGATCTGCTCGCGATATTCGGCCAGCGTGCGGTATTTTCCCTCGTGGCTATGGTGCTCAGGACTTTTGCCCGGCGCCGCGATGCCGAACGCCATGTCGGCATCTTTGGCATCAGCCAGCATAAAATCCTTGCAATTGGAATCAGCCAGTATGCGGGCTATTTTTTGGTCCAGCGTTTTTTGCATGATAGGGACACCCAAACAGTGAGCTTGCCATTAAATAGACACGACCAATTTAACGTTTTTTTATGTTTTTCAAAATGAATTTTATCGTCCCGCGGCTTGCGCGCCGGGCGGAGGAGTGTAAGACGTATGATCTATCGAAACTATGGCAAAGGGACAGAGCAGGTGTCGGTCATCGGATTCGGCGGCATGCGCTTCGCCGATCAGAGGAACGTGGAGGCCTGCGCCGGCCTGGTACGCTCCGCCTATGAGGCGGGCATCACCTATTTCGATACCGCGCCCAACTATGGCAAGTCAGAGGAACTGTTCGGTGTCGCTTTCAAAGAGATGAAAAAAAACCGCATAGAACGACCGTTTTATGTGGCGACGAAAAGCCTGCGGGCCGAACCGTCGGCCATTCGCAAAGACCTGGAACAGTCCCTTCGCCGGATGAACCTGGAGTACATCGATTTCTATCACGTCTGGTGCGTCATGTCCCTGCAGGACTATTACGGCCGCAAGGCCAAGGGCGCTCTACAGGAGTTTGAACGCTTGCACCAGGAGGGGTTGATCCGTCATATCTGCATCTCATCGCACATGAAGGGCGAGGAGGTGGAGACCGTGCTGCAGGATTTTCCCTTTGAGGGTGTGCTGCTGGGCTATTCGGCAATGAATTTTTCCTACCGGGAAAAAGCGGTGGAAGCGGCCGCGGCGATCGGCGCCGGCGTGGTGGTGATGAACCCCCTGGGCGGCGGCCTGATCCCACAACATCCCGACCGCTTTGCCTTTCTTCGCACCCGGGAAAATGAGCCCGTTGTGCAGGCCGGATTGCGTTTTCTTATCAACGATCCGCGGATCAGCGTGGCGTTGGTAGGGTTCAGCCATCCGCAACATCTGCAGGAGGCTCTGCAGGCGGTGCAGGACTATCAGCCGATTTCCCCCGAAGAGATCGCTGTCATGCAATCCAAGATCAAACAGGGATTCACTGAGCTGTGCACCGGCTGCGGCTACTGCGATCACTGTCCGGAGGATATTCCGGTGCCGCGCTTGATGGACGCGTACAACCACTATTTGCTCAAGGGCGAGAAGCAGGCGCTGCTGGACCGGCTGAATTGGCACTGGTCCATCGGCAAAAAGGATCCGATTCTGCAGGCTTGTACGCAATGCCGGTTATGCGAGGAGGCCTGTACCCAGCATCTGCCGACCACCGACCGAATCCTGGAGATCGCTGAATTGGCGCGCACCTAACCTTACGAAGGTGGTATCCTTACGGAGGTGGCGCCTGTGGCGATTTTGTCCCTTGATTGATTGCCCATAAAGGGATAGAATCTTCACAAAGGACAGGTCCAATGAGCTTTGGATGGGCATCCTGGTGAGGGATTTCGACCTGCGGTCAAATGAGATCAGCGGGCAACCTGCGCAGGATGCGCTCACGGATGATCTTCATGTCGCCACGCCATGTTAAAGACCACTATTATCACATCTACAATCACAGCATCGATGGTTTGCGGCTTTTCTATACTTCCGAAAATTATAATTTTCTTTTAGGGAAAATCGCCTCCTCCCTGTGGGAGTATGAGGTGGATCTGATCGCTTACTGCCTGATGCCGAACCACTATCATTTTTTTGCCCGCCAACTGTCCGAGACCCCCCTGTCGTCCTGGATTCAAAGCATCTTTAACAGCTACTCTCAGGCCCTCAACCATCAACTGCAGCGTCATGGCACTGTTTTCATCGTTCGGGCCGAGCACATCAACGTTGTTATCTATTCAAGGAACCTTCGTAAGGTTACCACCTTAGGAAGGTTGGGTTACGCTTTTCCGCTGCTGCCGAAAACACGCATTCTGGCAGCCACCACCTTTTAGCCGCAAGTCTGGCTCGGTATAGCGTCTGCGGATAGTCATGGTGGCCGTCCGTCGCTGTGGCGATGCTCTTCACCCGCGCAAAGGCGGCTGCGCTCATCTCCGCATAGATGTCGATCTTGTTGATCCCCATGTGAATGGCTTGTTGCAGATCCGCGTCTGAGATGCCGGAGCGGCCATGGAGTACCAGCGGCACGGTGACTTTCAGCTGTGGCCTGCAGCCGCTGGAAATCCAGCTGGGGCTCTCCATGGTAAAAACCGTGCGCGTTGCCGATGGAAACATCCAGGCCGTGTATGCCGGTCGTGGCAACGAATTCCGCCGCTTTATCCGGATCGGCAAAAACTCGTTCCGGTTCTGCTCTGTGAGCATCTCTGGTGTTATGGAGGGTGTGTAATCAGGTCCGGCTGGAGAACAGCGGTCCGTTTGGCTTGGTTGGCCAGGGGATGCCGCTTTGGGACACCTCTTTCTGCAGTTTAAAACCGAGCATCTTGTAGACCAACTTGGCCACATTGAAGGGGGAGTTGCGGTCGAACCGGTTGAACGCCAGTTCCACCACGTCAAATCCGACCACGGTTTTGCTGCGGAACACCGTGTGGAGGATGTCCAGCCCCTCGTCCCAGGTGAATCCGCCGGGTTCTGGGGTGCCGGTACTGCTGATGACGCTGAGGTCAAAGGCGTCGACGTCCACGGTGACAAAGATGTGTTCCGGCAGGTTCTGCAATGCGATTTTCCAGTTGCACATTTTTTTCCGCAGGCTGTGCATGGTGCACACCGCCATATTCTCCAGGCGAATACGGTCCGCCTCTTCGCTGCACATGGCGCGGATGCCCAACTGCAGAGTGTGCGGGGTCATCTCACGGATCCGCGCCATCACCGATGCGTGGCTGAAGCGGCTGCCCTCGTAGCTGTCGCGCAAGTCAGAGTGCGCGTCCAGTTGCACGCACCCCAGTGTCGGATATCTCTCCTGCAGGGCCTTGAAATAGCCGCTGCTGATGGAGTGGTCGCCGCCGAGCACTACAACGAATTTGTTTTTTTCCAGCAGGGCTTGGGTGGACCGGACCATTTGTCGATGCACGGCTGCAGGGGTTTTGGGCATGGCCGGCGCCGCCAGCGTTACGATGCCCATGCGAAAGGGTTCAGCCTTGAGCACTTCATCGTAAAACTCCACATAGCAGGAGGCGTCCAGGACAGCCTGGGGCGCACGACCGGCGCCGTGGCCGTAGGAAACGCCGCCTTCATAGGGAAACGGCAGCACTGCCACTGCGGCGTCCTGAAACCGGCAGAATGCCGGATCAGGGCCAAGAAACTGTTTGCGGTTGAGTTTCATCGGTTTTTCAGCATTTCTTGGGTGAGAGCCGGCAACCGTTCGACCAGGCATTTGCCCGGCCGCGGTTCGCATTCGTTGATTACAAAAGCCGCCAACAGCGGAAAGACGATCGAGTATTCGCCCCAGATCTGCACCAGTTTTTCCTCACCGGTGGAACGGTATTTACCCCAGGTGACCGCTTCGCTGAAGGTGCAACTGGAGAGGCTGCCTTCCCGTTCCACGGCGGTGGTGATCTGCAGACCGCGATCAGCGCCTTCAAAGTCAATGCCGAGGATCTGACTGATGGTCGGCCCGGTCTGCTGGATGAAATTTTTCGGACCGCCGCCGCCCCATTCGACAAAGCCGCTGGCTTGGGCCGTATAGCTGACGGCAGCGGAATCAAGTATGTCTTTTTGCCCGGAGAGAAGCACAGGATATCCCTCCAGGTCGGTTCTGGCCAGGTTCATGGCTATGGAGTGGTTGGACAGCGAGTCCCAAAAGACTGGCACTGATCCTTTGGCCGCTGCGACGAGAAAGCTGCGTTCCGGATGCGGGGAACGTTCCGCAGCCCATAGGCCGAGCTGCCGGTTGAATTCCCAACTGCTCAGAGATTTTCCGGCGAGCTCTGAGTAACGCTCGCGCACAAAGAGGCGGATCAGTTCATCCTGGGCCTCCAAGGTCTCCTTTTCGCGAATGCCGATGTCATAGATGCGGGTGTCGCCGTGCCGGCGCAGCAGATCATCGTCGGCTTGCGGCGAAATGGCCTTGACCGGCAGATCAAAGGCAAAGTGCAGATCGTGGTACACCTGTGCGCCGGTGGAACAGATCACATCGATGAATCCCGCTTGCAATAAGGAGATCACCATGCCGCCCATGCCTCCGGCGATGCCGGCGCCCGAGATGCCCAGCCAGATGGTATCGCCGTCGTCCACCATGCGCTGAAACAGTCGGGCGCCGCGGTAGACGTTACGCGCCTCGAACGAGGTGCGGCCCATGAGCTGCAGCAATGCGCTGACGCTCACACCCGGGCGAAGCGGTTCAGGGATGATATCCGGTGCATCGTGGAACAGAGAGTTGTCATGGCCCATGATCAGTTCCATTCTTTTTGTGAAAAAAAACCCTGTTTCACATCGCGCGCCCAGAGGGAGAGCGGGAGAAGTAAAACAGGGTGAAACGATTAATCCATCAACATGACTGCGCAGGCCAGCACCGTGGTCCACAAGCCGTCTTTGTGGCCTTTCGCCGACTGGGCGATGCTGCGGCTGGTAAAGTTGTATTCTTTGATCTGGTAAAGCTTTTTTCGCTCGTTCCAGGCGACATTGGGATCCAGTTCGATGCCCAACGTGGAGGCAAGCATGGTGGCGGCGAGGTCTTCGGCAAAGTCGGTGACTTTTTTCTCTGTCTGTCCAAAGGCGTGGTGTTCGCTGATGTAGCCGTACTGCGTGGGGTTGGTGGGGCGGGCCATTCCGATGGCTGCGGACACCAGACGGTTGGGTTCGTTGGTGCATTCCCGAGCCATTACGACAAAAGTGATCTGGCCTGGTTTAAGCTCCTTGACGCCCTGTTTGCGCGAAATGATTTTACACCCGGGAGCGAAGATGCTCGACACAGTGACCAGATTGCAGATTTCAATATCCGCATCTCTTAACGCCAGCTCGAAGCTCTGCAATTTGTTCTTATGATAGCCGACGCCGTTGGTGAAGAACATCCGCTTGGGAATCAAATTCGAAATCGTTTCCAATGTTACAGCCCTCCCAGAGGAAAAGAAGAAGAAAAGGGATCAATCCCGGTGAATTACGGTTCCAATAAATTAAGAATTCTTACAAAAAAATACAAATGGTATTAGCGGCCCTCGGCTGCAGGAGCCATGGCGTTCAGAGGTGGGCGGCGGCTTTGCTTCGCCAGATCCGGTAAAAGAACACAGCGAACCCTCCACCGATAAGTGCGGTGAACAATTGCGGAAAGGCCATGATGGAGACCAGGGCCGGCGGCAGGGATCTGCCCAGGAGCAGCGGCAGCAAGATTCGTGCGGCGGCAAAGAGCACGGCGAATTTGAGCACCGCGGCGGCGGTCACGGCCAGGCTGTTGCGCAGGTAATAGCGGGCGGCTGCGGTTGCCTCACGATCCTTGATCCAGGCAAAGAGCGCGACGTAGGACAAGTTGGCGAGAAGGATAAAGGGGATCATGGGCGCCAGGGGCGCCGGCAGCTGTCCGCGCAGCACGGCCAGCAGCGGGGTCAGGCACCCCAGCACCGCGCCGCCGGTTGCAGAGACCATCAGCGTAGTGATGATCAGCATGAAATTAACCATCGGGCCGGTGACCGGCTGCGGCAGGCCGAGGAGTTGAATCACCAGAGTGATGGAGAGCAGAAACATCAACCTGGTGAGAGTCAGAGTTTTGACCATAGCGATGAGCTTCCCGTTTTCAAGCCTGGGTGAAATCGCATCGTCGTCATTCGGTACGGCTGAACACGAAAGGCAGATTGACGGTCACCGAACCTTCGGGGATGGGTTCAAAGCGCAGACGACGCAGGATGTTGAGAATCTCACGGTCGAAATCAGGTTGGTTCATGGTCGATTCCACCAAGCCGGCGTTGGACACAGTGCCATCCGGCTCGATGGTGATGTCGATGCTCACCTTGCCGCGTAGGTCTGCATTGGTACGCAGGTATTTGGTGTAGGTATACATGATGCGGCCCTGCTGCGACTGGATGACCGCCATCACGGATTCCGAAGAGCGCCGGACCATGGCGGCCTGCGACCCGCGCATCTGGCTGGGCGCCTGAATGTTGACCTGTCCTTTTTTCTCCAGCTTGACTGTTTCCACCTTTTTAACGTCGCTGATGAGATCGTCGATGCCGCCGGTCACCTCGATATGATCGAGATCCAGTCCGTTGCCCTGGCCCGCGCCCCGACCGTTGCCGAGGCCGCTGCCGTCTCCATATCCGTCGCCGTTGCCGCGGCTGGTCTGTGTCTGGGACATTAGCCGATCAAGGTCCTGCAGAGAACGGTCATCCAGCAATAAACGTGTGTTGGCTTTATAGGTGGCGTCATCAACCGGAACAATAATGCCGAGCACACCCGGATTGCGTGCAGCCAGACCGCCGTACACCTTGGAACCGCCGGGGCCGCTTCCGCCCGGCGGCTCTTGATTGATCGAGGGCGGCGTGTTCAATTCGATATATTTTACTCGTACGGTTTTCGGCTTCTCCGGTTCCGGCATCAGCGAGTCGGCGGTCCAATAAGCGCCGAGGATGATAAAATGAATCAATGCAGCCAGGCCCAAACCCCAGGCGGTGAACCGGCGGGCGGCGCGTTTTAGCTCCACCGCGCCGTAGGCCCTGCCCATGACCTGCAGCGGTCGGGCGATCTTGGGCTCAGGTTCACGGGCTGCTTTTTTGAACTCCAGCCACTGCTTCTCCAGTTTTTGGGCCTCGTTGTCCAGATGAGAGAGCCCGCTGTGCAGTTGCTTGAGTTGGGCCAATACGACGGATAGTTCGGTTCTGATCGCAGGCGGATAAGAAAGTTCCATCAAAGAATCGACCAGGTGCGGCGTGTTCATCTCTTCACGACGTTCGACCAGCCCCTGTTCTTTGGCATACCGGTAAAGTTTGTCGCGTAGAAACTGGTGCAGTTGAAGCATCTGCTCGCGTGTTTGTTTGATGCTGCGAAGTTGTTGCTGTATATCGTAGGACATGCATTCCTCTGTTAAAACAAACCTCCGGTTGAGCGACGGCGCTCTTGACCTTTGGTGCGTCGATGTGCGTCCGGGGCGGTCCGGCCGCAGGATTAGCGTTCAAAGAGTGGAAGAACGTTCACCAGGGGATGACATCTTTGCGTTCCTGGCCCGGCGGTGTGGGTCGAGCCGTCGCTCTGCCTTTTTTTTCCACAGGCCGAAAGATCTCGTTGAAAAAAGCGCGCTCGATGTTGATGTCGTCTATCTCCGGATTGGAGCCCGGGATGATAAAGACCGCCTGCGGCTTTTCCAAGCGGCCCTCGATCTCTATCTTGTCCAAGAAGACTTTATTGCTGTTGTCATCGATCATCGGCGCCGAGGTTTGGGCAGAGCCGGCGGCCACGGAATCCGGTTTGGCGGGTTCGGGTTTCGGCTCCTGGCTGAGGACCAGGGTTGCGCCCAGCAGCAGCAGCGTCATGGACACCCGGCCCCCATCGTGCGGCTTTATCATACGTACAACTCCCATTTGCGTTTAACAGCGGAGGAGGGGGGTCCTCCGCTATTCGTTCAGTTTTTCCGCTGAAGGCGAGGTCGTTGCCTTGACGGAATCCGACTGGTAGCCCAGCTCCTGCATCAAAGTCTGCATGCGTTGCCGGCAGTGGCTGACCCAGACGTTGTCGATTTGATTCAGATGCGCCTGATCGACGGTTTTGACATAGGTGTCCAGGGCCCGCTCCTGATATGGCCGGGCGGTTTCGTCCAACTTGGTTTGATAAGCGGCCAGGGCCTCTCCAGTCAGGTTCTTGGGCACCGGCGACTCTTTGAGCGCGCGCACGAACTCTTCCAGCGCCATGCCGATGCGATAAGAGGCGGCGGTGGACCAATCTGCGATCTGGTATTCGAGCGCATCACGGTAGGCCTTGAACACATCTTGAAATTTTTTGCGTTTGAGCGCGATCTCTTTGGCTGAGGTCAGGTTGATGGTCTTGTACTCCTCGAATTCCAGTTCCCCCAGCATGAACTGGGCTTGGGCGCTAAAATAAGCATCCACCTGTTCGCCCCGGGCTTCAAAGGTGCGATAGGCTGCGATGGTGCGTTCGTACGCTGCGCGCGCATCCTGCAGGCGGCCGGCCTTGAAGGACATCTCGCCGCTTTTGTAGGTGCACTCGATCACCTCATCGGCTGTGTCGGGATACTGGGCGACAAGAGCGTCATACATCCGTTTGGCGTTCAGCCAATCCTGGAGCAGTTCGTAGCAGTTGGCGGCGTTCTTAAACGAGGACGGCGCCAGCGGCGAACGCGGATAGTTTGCCGCCAGGCCGGCATAGTGCGCTGCGGCGATAGCCCATTCGTTGTGCTGTTCGCGCAGGTTGGCGGCGCGATAAAGGGCCTGATCCGCCAGTTCTGAAAGCGGTTCGCGGCGGGCGAGTTCTTCGAATGCCTGGGCCGCTAAAGTGTCGCGGCCGGCCTTCTGATATTGCAGGCCGGCTTCGAACAGCGCCCGGCTGCGGATCTGGCCGTCGTTGGTCTCAGCAGCGACGATCTGCAGCAGTTGAGCGGATTCCTGCGTCTTGTTCTCCCGGCTCAGATTTTCAGCGAGCTTGAATTTGGCGGCGCCGGCCATCTTGAGCGCCCGCTCGGCGTATTGTACGGAATCCGGAAAATTTTTCGCCAGCGCGCTGAACCACACGTTCGCTTCCGCATATTGTTCGGCCTCAAAATAGCATTGGCCTGCGTTCATGGCAGCCAGGAGGAAGAACGGCCGCTTGTCGCCATTGGCCACAATTTTTTTATCCACGGCGATGGCGGGGGCAAAGGCTTTCAGTTCGTGAAGCACTTCGCCGAATTTCAGCATCACCGCATCAAACCATTGACTCTCCGGGAACAGCCGACTGAAATCATTGCACGCGCGCAGCACCTCGGCCTCAGAGGGGCGTCTCACTGAAACGATGAGCACATCGCCGCCGCCGATGAATTCATCGATATATACGACCGAGCTGTCCTGCACAGGTTCCGAGCCCATATGCTGATAGCTGCACAACACCCGGTTATAGGCTGCCTCTTCACGATACGAGGACGAGTCGTACTCGGTGACCACCCGGTGGTAGGCCTCTGCCGCTTCCTTGAATTTGCCCTGTTGATAAAAACATTCGGCCATCAGGTATTGCACCCGCGCTGCTTCGCCGGCGGTGGGGAATTTAGCCAGGAACTCTTCGTATTTGCGAATCGCCAGCATATAATCCCGGCTCTGGTTGCGCTTCTGCGCCTGGGATTGATAGAACGTGCCCAGATAGAGCAGTGTCTCCTGAGCGAGGGTCGAGGCGGCGCGATAGGGATCTCCTTCAGGATACTGGGCGAGCCATGCGCCTCCAGGGCCGAACTCGGCGACGATTTTCTCCCGGATCTGATTAGCCTCTTCGTTGTGGCCGTCCAATTCATAGTTCTCCACCATCTGCTGATACAAGGCGGGCGCATCTACGTGAAAGGGGTAGAGGTCCAGGATCACCCGATGAGTCTCAATGGTCTCGCTGTAGTAATTGCGTTTTTTATAGAGCTCGGCCAACTGCGTCAGCACCGGCAGCGTATAGTACTTGGCCGTGCGATCGGCGAAAAACGTGCGCGCCGCCTGTGGGCCGCCGAATTCACTATAGCAGCTGGCGATGTACTGGATGGATTCGGATTTCAGGTCCGCTTTGGATTTGCCGATCACACGCGAGTCGGTCTTTTCCACCAGATCAATGTCTTCGAGCAGATAGACGAACGTCGTGATGGCGTTGCTGTAATCGTTCAGGTTGTAATAGCACCACCCCAATTTATACAACGCCATATCGAAATAGGGATTGTCCCAATGGCCGAGAAGGAATTTGTATTGCTCGATGGCCTGCTTGTGATCGCGGCGGTCAAAATAATATTCTCCGATCCGGAAATGAGCCTCGAGATTGATCAACGAGTTTGGAAATTCCGTGATCAGCTGTTGAAAGAACGTCTGGCTGCGGACGGGGTTTCCCTCCTGCAGATGGGCCATGCCCAGGCGGTAATAGACTTTATCTTTAAAGGGGATGTCGGGGTGCTCTTTCAACAACCGGTAGCAATACTCCATGGTCGGCTGCAGGCTGATTCGGGGCATAATCGGTTCATCCGGCCGCTCTTTGTTGTCAAAGGCCTCCAGCTCTTTCTCGTAGACCGACATCGCTTTCTGATACAGCAGAGAGGAGCGGCGTTCATGCAGCTCCGCCAGTTGCAGCATCAC
This window of the bacterium genome carries:
- a CDS encoding tetratricopeptide repeat protein — translated: MKSFRFHSYLIALLLFTVAAAEPAPAQESAFVAAVLKEAGQDLNKLNRIIEDHERLVREYPQAEFVPTVMLQLAELHERRSSLLYQKAMSVYEKELEAFDNKERPDEPIMPRISLQPTMEYCYRLLKEHPDIPFKDKVYYRLGMAHLQEGNPVRSQTFFQQLITEFPNSLINLEAHFRIGEYYFDRRDHKQAIEQYKFLLGHWDNPYFDMALYKLGWCYYNLNDYSNAITTFVYLLEDIDLVEKTDSRVIGKSKADLKSESIQYIASCYSEFGGPQAARTFFADRTAKYYTLPVLTQLAELYKKRNYYSETIETHRVILDLYPFHVDAPALYQQMVENYELDGHNEEANQIREKIVAEFGPGGAWLAQYPEGDPYRAASTLAQETLLYLGTFYQSQAQKRNQSRDYMLAIRKYEEFLAKFPTAGEAARVQYLMAECFYQQGKFKEAAEAYHRVVTEYDSSSYREEAAYNRVLCSYQHMGSEPVQDSSVVYIDEFIGGGDVLIVSVRRPSEAEVLRACNDFSRLFPESQWFDAVMLKFGEVLHELKAFAPAIAVDKKIVANGDKRPFFLLAAMNAGQCYFEAEQYAEANVWFSALAKNFPDSVQYAERALKMAGAAKFKLAENLSRENKTQESAQLLQIVAAETNDGQIRSRALFEAGLQYQKAGRDTLAAQAFEELARREPLSELADQALYRAANLREQHNEWAIAAAHYAGLAANYPRSPLAPSSFKNAANCYELLQDWLNAKRMYDALVAQYPDTADEVIECTYKSGEMSFKAGRLQDARAAYERTIAAYRTFEARGEQVDAYFSAQAQFMLGELEFEEYKTINLTSAKEIALKRKKFQDVFKAYRDALEYQIADWSTAASYRIGMALEEFVRALKESPVPKNLTGEALAAYQTKLDETARPYQERALDTYVKTVDQAHLNQIDNVWVSHCRQRMQTLMQELGYQSDSVKATTSPSAEKLNE
- a CDS encoding pyruvoyl-dependent arginine decarboxylase produces the protein MFFTNGVGYHKNKLQSFELALRDADIEICNLVTVSSIFAPGCKIISRKQGVKELKPGQITFVVMARECTNEPNRLVSAAIGMARPTNPTQYGYISEHHAFGQTEKKVTDFAEDLAATMLASTLGIELDPNVAWNERKKLYQIKEYNFTSRSIAQSAKGHKDGLWTTVLACAVMLMD
- a CDS encoding TonB family protein, with translation MSYDIQQQLRSIKQTREQMLQLHQFLRDKLYRYAKEQGLVERREEMNTPHLVDSLMELSYPPAIRTELSVVLAQLKQLHSGLSHLDNEAQKLEKQWLEFKKAAREPEPKIARPLQVMGRAYGAVELKRAARRFTAWGLGLAALIHFIILGAYWTADSLMPEPEKPKTVRVKYIELNTPPSINQEPPGGSGPGGSKVYGGLAARNPGVLGIIVPVDDATYKANTRLLLDDRSLQDLDRLMSQTQTSRGNGDGYGDGSGLGNGRGAGQGNGLDLDHIEVTGGIDDLISDVKKVETVKLEKKGQVNIQAPSQMRGSQAAMVRRSSESVMAVIQSQQGRIMYTYTKYLRTNADLRGKVSIDITIEPDGTVSNAGLVESTMNQPDFDREILNILRRLRFEPIPEGSVTVNLPFVFSRTE
- a CDS encoding ECF transporter S component gives rise to the protein MVKTLTLTRLMFLLSITLVIQLLGLPQPVTGPMVNFMLIITTLMVSATGGAVLGCLTPLLAVLRGQLPAPLAPMIPFILLANLSYVALFAWIKDREATAAARYYLRNSLAVTAAAVLKFAVLFAAARILLPLLLGRSLPPALVSIMAFPQLFTALIGGGFAVFFYRIWRSKAAAHL
- a CDS encoding aldo/keto reductase, which gives rise to MIYRNYGKGTEQVSVIGFGGMRFADQRNVEACAGLVRSAYEAGITYFDTAPNYGKSEELFGVAFKEMKKNRIERPFYVATKSLRAEPSAIRKDLEQSLRRMNLEYIDFYHVWCVMSLQDYYGRKAKGALQEFERLHQEGLIRHICISSHMKGEEVETVLQDFPFEGVLLGYSAMNFSYREKAVEAAAAIGAGVVVMNPLGGGLIPQHPDRFAFLRTRENEPVVQAGLRFLINDPRISVALVGFSHPQHLQEALQAVQDYQPISPEEIAVMQSKIKQGFTELCTGCGYCDHCPEDIPVPRLMDAYNHYLLKGEKQALLDRLNWHWSIGKKDPILQACTQCRLCEEACTQHLPTTDRILEIAELART
- the speB gene encoding agmatinase, with translation MKLNRKQFLGPDPAFCRFQDAAVAVLPFPYEGGVSYGHGAGRAPQAVLDASCYVEFYDEVLKAEPFRMGIVTLAAPAMPKTPAAVHRQMVRSTQALLEKNKFVVVLGGDHSISSGYFKALQERYPTLGCVQLDAHSDLRDSYEGSRFSHASVMARIREMTPHTLQLGIRAMCSEEADRIRLENMAVCTMHSLRKKMCNWKIALQNLPEHIFVTVDVDAFDLSVISSTGTPEPGGFTWDEGLDILHTVFRSKTVVGFDVVELAFNRFDRNSPFNVAKLVYKMLGFKLQKEVSQSGIPWPTKPNGPLFSSRT